In Bacillota bacterium, a genomic segment contains:
- a CDS encoding sugar-binding transcriptional regulator — translation MDDAGLMLEAARLYYLEDMTQDDIAATLGVSRFKVSRLIKEARSAGYVQISVVSSVARCSELEEDIKRSFGIGDAIVVPVASDNGPAVRKSIGRQAAKYVLAQLKDGDALGIAWGRTVYEVVAGFRPVGLRGLRVVQVVGGMGWTSNKIYPHEIVTQAASTLHGSCHFLHCPALIESDEARNTITSTEAIRAVIDIWDELDVAVVGLGTLQPDAPLVQGTSAVAPGVLEHLRSRGAVGELCGRFYDISGNVCDVRLNRCVVGLSPDHLRRTRCAIGVVGGREKVEALLGALRGRFFDAVVTDEFTAVAVLKAHRMGLGQGTPRDVLEPLR, via the coding sequence ATGGACGATGCTGGACTCATGCTCGAAGCAGCGAGGCTTTACTACCTCGAGGACATGACCCAGGACGACATCGCCGCCACTCTGGGCGTCTCGCGGTTCAAGGTCTCTCGCCTCATCAAAGAGGCTCGGTCGGCCGGGTACGTCCAGATTAGCGTTGTCTCCTCAGTGGCCCGCTGTTCCGAATTGGAGGAGGACATCAAGCGGTCCTTCGGGATCGGGGATGCAATCGTCGTACCTGTTGCGTCCGACAATGGTCCGGCAGTAAGGAAGAGCATCGGCCGGCAGGCGGCCAAGTACGTCCTCGCCCAGCTCAAGGACGGCGACGCACTCGGAATCGCTTGGGGCCGGACAGTATACGAAGTGGTTGCAGGCTTTCGCCCGGTTGGCCTCCGTGGTCTAAGAGTCGTTCAAGTAGTCGGTGGCATGGGCTGGACGTCCAACAAGATCTACCCACACGAGATAGTCACACAGGCCGCGAGCACGCTGCATGGTTCGTGCCACTTTCTGCACTGCCCAGCCCTGATTGAAAGTGACGAGGCAAGAAACACGATTACATCCACGGAGGCCATCCGGGCGGTTATCGATATCTGGGATGAACTTGACGTAGCGGTCGTCGGTCTGGGGACGCTGCAGCCCGACGCCCCGCTTGTCCAGGGGACCAGCGCGGTGGCACCCGGGGTTCTGGAGCACCTGCGGTCCCGAGGCGCAGTCGGCGAACTATGCGGTAGGTTCTACGACATAAGCGGGAATGTGTGCGACGTCCGCCTCAACCGGTGTGTTGTTGGCTTGAGCCCGGACCATCTGCGCCGGACCCGGTGCGCAATTGGGGTGGTTGGGGGGCGCGAGAAAGTCGAGGCGCTCCTCGGGGCGCTTCGGGGAAGGTTCTTCGATGCTGTGGTGACCGACGAATTCACGGCCGTGGCGGTGCTGAAGGCCCACCGCATGGGCCTGGGGCAGGGGACTCCGCGGGACGTTCTGGAACCTTTGAGGTGA
- the pncA gene encoding bifunctional nicotinamidase/pyrazinamidase, whose product MIRTKALLLVDIQNDFLPGGALAIPEGDQVIPVANQVQTHFELVVATQDWHPANHGSFASNHPGRHPGEVVGLGGVQQVLWPAHCVQGTWGAEFAPALQTAKVARVFRKGTDPGIDSYSGFFDNGRRHATGLAEFLQALGVGEVYLVGLATDYCVRHTAIDGLALGFTVYVIEDGCRGANVSPGDADQAIRDMREAGARIIQSGHLHTGF is encoded by the coding sequence GTGATACGAACGAAAGCGCTGCTGTTGGTGGATATCCAGAATGACTTCCTGCCCGGCGGGGCGCTTGCAATACCTGAGGGCGATCAGGTGATCCCCGTTGCCAACCAAGTCCAGACCCATTTCGAGCTGGTCGTGGCTACGCAGGACTGGCACCCTGCGAACCACGGGAGTTTCGCCTCGAACCACCCAGGCAGGCATCCTGGGGAAGTAGTGGGGCTCGGCGGGGTCCAACAGGTTCTATGGCCGGCTCACTGCGTGCAGGGGACGTGGGGCGCAGAGTTCGCTCCGGCGCTCCAGACCGCCAAGGTAGCAAGGGTCTTCAGAAAGGGCACCGACCCAGGGATCGACAGCTACAGCGGATTCTTCGACAACGGCAGAAGGCATGCGACGGGCCTTGCGGAGTTCCTTCAGGCGCTCGGTGTGGGGGAGGTCTATCTGGTGGGGCTGGCCACTGACTACTGCGTCAGGCACACTGCCATCGACGGTCTGGCTCTAGGGTTCACGGTCTACGTCATCGAGGACGGGTGCCGGGGTGCCAATGTGTCACCGGGTGATGCAGACCAGGCCATAAGAGACATGCGTGAAGCCGGGGCACGAATCATCCAGTCTGGCCACCTCCATACCGGCTTCTGA